In Methanomassiliicoccales archaeon, the genomic window ATCAAGTTGACCGAGGCTGGATATAAGATTCTCAAAATGAAACGCGACGGCCTCATCCTCGAGTTCTTCAAGATCCTCGAGGAGGCGAAGGACGTGAGGGCGAAGATCGTGCGGGACTACGAAAGGGCGACGCAGAAGATCGCAATTGCAAAGGCGGTTGATGGAGTCATTGCTGTCAAGTCAGCTGCATTCGCCCTCAGGGCCCATCCAGAGGTAAAGTTGCGTAGCAAGAACATCATGGGCCTCGTTGTGCCAGAGATTGAGACGACGAGCATCAGGACGACGGCCGAGAAGAGGGGGTAT contains:
- a CDS encoding V-type ATP synthase subunit D, with protein sequence MVKRELNPTRSELLEIKKKIKLTEAGYKILKMKRDGLILEFFKILEEAKDVRAKIVRDYERATQKIAIAKAVDGVIAVKSAAFALRAHPEVKLRSKNIMGLVVPEIETTSIRTTAEKRGY